The following proteins are co-located in the Engraulis encrasicolus isolate BLACKSEA-1 chromosome 2, IST_EnEncr_1.0, whole genome shotgun sequence genome:
- the cdk21 gene encoding cyclin-dependent kinase 4 yields the protein MHTHAICLFSRQLGSSAMAFDSDSIRGRSDYEYLSEIGEGAYGKVYKAREIGSKNRIVAVKKLNLPGDPEAGIPPFMIREVALLRKIEFFNHPNIVKLLDVSACILNQSLDLTLVFEYIDQDLKSFCEGKILSVDKIKDVMKQLLRGLDFLHSNMTVHRDLKPDNILISSRGEVKIADFGLARLYTYQIALTPCVVTLWYRAPEVLLQSGYMSAVDIWSAGCIFAELFLLRPLFRGFSEAQQLKKIFELIGLPSEEEWPQESPVRYSPAWGPSGMVRPGSQLLPGLGVDENVLLMEFLAFNPSNRISASQALAHPFLAEA from the exons atgcacacacatgccatcTGTCTCTTTTCAAGACAGCTCGGATCAAGCG CTATGGCATTTGACAGCGACAGCATTCGTGGTCGTTCAGATTATGAGTATCTGTCAGAGATAGGCGAGGGCGCCTATGGGAAAGTGTACAAGGCCAGGGAGATCGGCTCGAAGAACCGAattgtagctgtgaaaaagcTAAATCTGCCCGGAGACCCAGAGGCTGGCATTCCACCCTTCATGATTCGCGAAGTGGCGCTATTGCGCAAAATTGAATTCTTCAACCACCCAAACATTGTAAA ACTTCTGGATGTGTCTGCATGTATTCTCAACCAATCACTGGACCTTACGCTTGTGTTTGAGTATATTGATCAAGATTTAAAATCTTTTTGTGAAGGAAAAATACTGAGCGTGGACAAGATTAAG GATGTGATGAAACAGCTGTTGAGAGGGCTGGACTTCTTGCATTCTAATATGACGGTGCACCGAGATTTGAAGCCTGACAACATATTGATCAGCAGTCGTGGGGAGGTGAAGATTGCCGATTTTGGCCTGGCAAGGCTCTACACCTATCAGATTGCCCTCACCCCTTGT GTGGTGACTCTGTGGTACCGGGCTCCAGAAGTCCTTCTCCAGTCGGGCTACATGTCTGCCGTGGACATCTGGAGTGCCGGCTGTATCTTTGCAGAACTCTTCCTCCTGAG ACCTCTATTCCGTGGGTTTTCTGAGGCACAGCAACTAAAGAAGATCTTTGA gttGATTGGTTTGCCAAGCGAAGAGGAATGGCCCCAAGAGAGCCCTGTACGATATTCCCCAGCTTGGGGCCCGTCTGGCATGGTACGACCTGGCTCCCAGCTTCTTCCTGGACTTGGAGTGGATGAAAACGTCCTTCTAATG
- the retsat.2 gene encoding all-trans-retinol 13,14-reductase, translated as MWIAIGIIVLALVAFLLKYVFTTPGPNPFEIDTREPLKPIVLDHKVKNKVLKQGFLASKVPENLDAIVIGSGIGGLGLAVLLAKVGKKVLVLEQHDRAGGCCHTFTEKGFEFDVGIHYIGDLQDHKPFRCMLDQCTNGQLQWEPLDNPFDMVVIGPPENRRTYPIYSGRDRFPAELKKCFPGEEKAIDEYMRLVKKCGRGVWAMALLKLLPAPVAKFLAYTGLAKRMSYFFKMADCSLTDVVNGLTENKDLRAVFCYIFGTYGNIPKDASFSMHSLLVCHYLNGAWYPKGGASEITYHMIPIIEKAGGAVLVRAPVNRILFNEASEAIGVSVLKGKEEVHVHAPIVVSNAGIFNTYQNLLPKELQARPDIQSQLSMMRNGEGGLSVFLGIDGTKEELGLKADNYWIFTENNLDELCVNYLEGNREESAKHVPLLFVASPSAKDSTWEERSPGKSTLSLVSLANWSWFEEWKDGKVTNRGEDYKELKEAFIESIVEVVTQIYPKIKDRIEYVDCGTPITNQYYIGANKGEIYGADHGMARFSPELNATVRPQTPLKNLYLTGQDVFLCGFAGGLAGALTCGSVLLNRNLHLDSIALAKKMRYVNAKKDQ; from the exons GCTTCTTGGCTAGCAAGGTGCCAGAAAACCTCGATGCCATCGTGATTGGCAGTGGCATAGGTGGGCTGGGCCTGGCTGTTCTCCTGGCTAAAGTGGGCAAGAAGGTCCTGGTCCTGGAGCAACATGACCGGGCAGGAGGCTGTTGCCACACCTTCACGGAGAAGGGATTCGAATTTGATGTCG GCATCCATTACATCGGAGACCTGCAGGACCACAAGCCCTTCCGCTGCATGCTGGACCAGTGCACCAATGGGCAGCTGCAGTGGGAGCCGCTGGACAACCCCTTCGACATGGTGGTCATCGGGCCGCCCGAGAACAGGCGCACGTACCCCATCTACTCGGGACGCGACCGCTTCCCCGCCGAGCTGAAGAAGTGCTTCCCCGGCGAGGAGAAGGCCATCGACGAGTACATGAGGCTGGTCAAG AAATGTGGGCGAGGTGTGTGGGCCATGGCCCTGCTCAAGCTGCTCCCGGCGCCCGTAGCCAAATTCCTGGCCTACACCGGGCTGGCCAAGCGCATGTCCTACTTCTTCAAGATGGCCGACTGCAGCCTCACCGACGTGGTCAACGGGCTGACGGAGAACAAGGACCTGAGGGCTGTCTTCTGTTACATCTTTGGAACCTatg GAAACATCCCTAAAGATGCCAGTTTCTCCATGCACAGCCTCCTGGTCTGCCACTACCTGAATGGCGCATGGTACCCCAAGGGAGGGGCTAGTGAGATTACCTATCACATGATCCCCATCATCGAGAAGGCAGGGGGCGCCGTACTCGTCAGAGCTCCAGTCAACCGCATCCTCTTCAACGAAGCCAGCGAGGCCATTG GGGTGAGCGTGCTGAAGGGCAAGGAGGAAGTTCATGTCCATGCCCCCATCGTGGTCTCCAATGCAGGCATCTTCAACACTTACCAGAATCTGCTGCCAAAGGAACTACAGGCAAGGCCAG acatccaGAGTCAACTGAGTATGATGCGCAATGGAGAGGGTGGATTGAGTGTCTTCCTTGGTATTGACGGAACCAAAGAGGAGCTGGGTCTCAAAGCAGATAACTACTGGATCTTTACGGAAAACAACCTGGATGAACT GTGTGTAAATTACCTGGAGGGCAATAGGGAAGAATCTGCCAAGCATGTGCCACTGCTCTTTGTGGCGTCCCCGTCAGCTAAAGACTCCACGTGGGAGGAGAGAAGTCCAG GGAAGTCCACCCTAAGCCTGGTGAGCTTGGCCAACTGGAGCTGGTTTGAGGAGTGGAAGGACGGCAAGGTGACCAACCGCGGCGAAGACTACAAAGAGCTGAAGGAGGCCTTCATCGAGTCAATTGTGGAAGTGGTCACCCAGATATACCCCAAGATTAAGGACCGG ATAGAGTATGTGGACTGCGGTACCCCCATAACGAACCAGTACTACATTGGCGCTAACAAGGGGGAGATCTACGGAGCTGACCATGGCATGGCTCGCTTCAGCCCAGAGCTCAACGCCACCGTCCGGCCACAGACGCCTCTAAAGAACCTCTACCTCACAG GTCAGGACGTATTCCTCTGTGGCTTCGCTGGTGGCTTGGCAGGGGCCCTCACCTGCGGCTCCGTCCTGCTCAACCGCAACCTTCACCTGGATTCCATCGCTCTCGCCAAGAAGATGAGATATGTCAACGCCAAGAAGGACCAATAG